The following are from one region of the Aequoribacter fuscus genome:
- a CDS encoding ornithine cyclodeaminase family protein encodes MSLLQIDAAQVQELLPAKDCIQAVREAMIAFSQDNVQVPLRSSIPLEYGKSLLIMPGASKELGFYGVKLISLHADNAQKGLPTIQGAIILFEYETGEPKAMIEGSSVTGLRTAAASALATQLLARPEAKTLGIFGAGLQAATHIDSIAAVRPIESVLVWARNHDAAVAFADQQSKRTGLSVSAVSDPAKAADTDIICTVTAASEPVLKGVWVKPGTHVNLVGSHSLSAREADTDLIVNARLYVDSLASTAAEAGDIMTPVQEGAIDMGHIIGEIGQVAIGDLAGRLNDKQITLYKSLGITAQDLFSAVSIYRRFLSVNTQ; translated from the coding sequence ATGTCTCTACTACAGATAGATGCCGCACAAGTCCAGGAACTATTGCCCGCCAAAGACTGCATCCAGGCAGTCCGAGAAGCAATGATTGCCTTCTCACAGGATAATGTTCAAGTTCCCTTGCGTAGCTCTATCCCCCTTGAGTATGGTAAGTCTCTGCTGATTATGCCTGGTGCCAGCAAAGAACTGGGCTTCTATGGCGTCAAGTTGATCAGCTTACACGCTGACAATGCCCAGAAAGGACTACCCACTATTCAGGGCGCTATCATTTTGTTTGAATATGAGACGGGCGAACCCAAGGCCATGATCGAGGGCTCCTCCGTTACCGGCCTTCGTACCGCTGCTGCGTCTGCGCTCGCCACCCAATTACTGGCTCGACCAGAGGCAAAGACCTTGGGAATCTTTGGTGCCGGATTACAGGCCGCAACCCATATTGATTCTATTGCCGCGGTACGTCCGATCGAGAGCGTCTTAGTTTGGGCTCGCAACCATGATGCTGCAGTGGCTTTCGCTGATCAGCAGTCAAAACGCACCGGCTTGTCTGTCAGCGCCGTCTCTGATCCTGCGAAAGCCGCCGATACCGACATTATCTGTACTGTCACTGCAGCGTCCGAGCCGGTTTTAAAGGGTGTATGGGTAAAGCCTGGGACGCACGTTAACCTTGTGGGCTCCCACAGTCTATCAGCTAGAGAAGCTGACACTGACTTGATTGTTAATGCCAGGCTCTATGTTGACTCGCTGGCTTCTACTGCCGCAGAAGCGGGCGACATCATGACTCCCGTGCAGGAAGGCGCTATCGACATGGGTCACATTATTGGCGAGATTGGCCAGGTCGCTATTGGTGATCTCGCCGGTCGCTTAAACGACAAGCAAATTACTTTGTACAAATCCTTAGGGATAACAGCTCAGGATCTATTCTCTGCGGTGTCTATTTATCGCCGCTTTTTAAGCGTGAACACGCAATAA
- a CDS encoding membrane dipeptidase, with the protein MYNPDAKQLHDRSIVIDGTCPLARDPDCFEWYIEGGVTIITPTVGGPAPTQMTYDYIGYVLELIRSRDDLMLIQSAQDVYDAKSHGKTGIVFHFQGTDPIGDNLNNVNLFHKLGVGIMQLTYNVDNLVGSGAQVDEDKGLTDFGRQFIERCNDVGVIVDCSHTSVRTTLEAIEASKQPVICSHSNCKQVHKTETARNINDDQIKAIAKSGGVVGVVGFPGLVSSSSRPSMDQFLQHVDHIVNIGGIDHISLGLDYYPGQHPVADEEEAIKIFEETVAAGLWKGTDYPRPPHIYPEGIETPKTMPRLTEALLGRGYSEDDTQKILGLNLIRVYKEVWGQ; encoded by the coding sequence ATGTATAACCCAGACGCCAAGCAACTTCATGACCGCTCCATTGTTATAGATGGGACTTGCCCTCTTGCGCGCGATCCCGATTGCTTTGAATGGTACATCGAGGGAGGCGTTACTATTATCACTCCCACCGTTGGAGGACCTGCCCCGACGCAGATGACTTATGATTATATTGGATATGTCCTGGAATTGATTCGCTCTCGCGATGACCTCATGCTGATTCAGAGCGCACAGGATGTCTATGATGCGAAATCTCATGGTAAAACAGGCATAGTCTTCCACTTTCAGGGCACTGATCCCATTGGCGATAATCTGAATAATGTCAATCTATTCCACAAACTAGGCGTTGGCATTATGCAGCTCACCTATAATGTCGACAATTTGGTTGGCTCCGGTGCGCAAGTGGATGAAGACAAAGGACTGACTGATTTCGGCAGACAGTTTATCGAACGCTGCAACGATGTGGGGGTTATTGTCGACTGCTCACATACCAGCGTAAGAACAACCCTTGAAGCCATTGAGGCTTCAAAGCAACCGGTGATCTGCTCACACTCTAATTGCAAGCAAGTCCATAAAACCGAAACAGCTAGAAACATCAATGACGATCAAATCAAGGCCATCGCCAAGTCAGGCGGTGTTGTTGGTGTAGTAGGTTTCCCAGGACTTGTATCCTCTTCAAGCCGCCCGTCTATGGATCAGTTTCTTCAACACGTCGATCATATTGTCAATATCGGCGGTATCGATCACATTTCACTGGGACTTGATTATTACCCAGGTCAACACCCTGTCGCAGACGAAGAAGAGGCTATTAAGATTTTCGAAGAGACAGTGGCCGCAGGCCTATGGAAAGGAACGGATTATCCAAGACCTCCGCACATCTACCCGGAAGGTATTGAAACACCAAAAACCATGCCACGGTTAACCGAAGCTCTGCTTGGCCGCGGCTATAGCGAAGATGACACCCAAAAAATCTTGGGGTTAAATCTGATCCGAGTCTATAAAGAGGTTTGGGGACAATAA
- a CDS encoding enolase C-terminal domain-like protein has translation MKITDVTVTLFKWENIPVKSYDHEVKMVTNSTDLGLVKIKTDEGTEGHALLGLCVHPASLEAPYIIRFLKPILMGQNPLDRERLFQSMSRMRAQVSTLAVCAVDVALWDLAGKISGLPVHAMIGTFRHKTPVYASSEQHDSVDGYVEQALAVKDAGLHGYKLHPKQHWREDIAACQAVRKAVGDNFNLMLDSRSAYDLGEAVKVGRAIEELGFLWYEDPLPVTDIYNYAKLRESMDIPVMATEFPAGWLDDYAPWIMNKATDILRGDVMIKGGITSMLKIAHLAEAFAMKLEIHHGGNSLNDVAYLHIQMAIPNTSFMKILLPQEAWWHGLVEEIQIDSDGFAHAPGKPGLGYEVDLELVERQKIAVLS, from the coding sequence TTGAAGATTACGGATGTCACGGTAACGCTGTTCAAATGGGAGAATATCCCGGTTAAAAGCTATGACCATGAAGTTAAGATGGTCACAAACAGTACCGATCTGGGACTGGTTAAGATAAAAACGGATGAAGGAACCGAAGGCCATGCATTACTGGGTTTGTGTGTTCATCCTGCCAGCCTCGAAGCACCGTATATCATACGTTTCCTGAAACCTATCCTTATGGGCCAGAACCCGCTGGATCGCGAGCGTCTCTTTCAGAGCATGTCTCGCATGCGCGCTCAAGTCAGCACACTGGCGGTCTGCGCTGTCGACGTTGCCTTGTGGGACCTCGCCGGAAAAATCAGCGGGTTGCCTGTACATGCCATGATCGGCACATTCCGCCACAAGACCCCGGTCTATGCGAGTTCAGAGCAGCACGATTCTGTTGACGGATATGTCGAACAAGCTCTTGCAGTAAAGGACGCTGGTTTGCACGGCTATAAACTGCACCCCAAACAACACTGGCGCGAGGATATTGCCGCCTGCCAGGCTGTCCGTAAAGCAGTGGGCGACAACTTTAACCTGATGCTGGATTCTCGTTCTGCTTACGACCTCGGCGAGGCGGTCAAGGTAGGTCGTGCGATAGAAGAACTGGGGTTCCTGTGGTACGAGGATCCTTTACCCGTCACGGATATCTACAACTATGCGAAGCTCAGGGAAAGTATGGACATACCGGTGATGGCCACCGAGTTTCCGGCTGGGTGGCTGGATGACTATGCGCCCTGGATCATGAACAAAGCTACCGATATATTGCGTGGCGACGTAATGATCAAAGGCGGCATCACCTCGATGCTAAAAATTGCGCATCTCGCCGAAGCGTTCGCCATGAAGCTTGAAATCCACCACGGTGGAAATTCACTGAATGATGTAGCCTATCTCCACATCCAGATGGCGATTCCAAACACCAGCTTTATGAAAATATTATTACCCCAAGAAGCCTGGTGGCATGGGCTCGTAGAAGAGATACAAATTGATTCGGATGGCTTCGCCCACGCCCCAGGCAAACCGGGGCTCGGATATGAAGTGGATCTGGAGCTTGTAGAGCGCCAGAAAATTGCAGTGTTGAGTTAA
- a CDS encoding CoA transferase yields the protein MNFIFPTTDGWVLALGFFKENPLGLMCEALGVEDMSKKLGIETASVLELAKHKSTVEPILAAACKNLSTDELLSRLQAKDPLCAPIMSIADAMSQPQKKEINALTDVPVNGQKSLRVVDSPLAFSRTPRREHSPVPLLGEHTEEVLARLGLDS from the coding sequence CTGAACTTTATCTTTCCAACAACCGACGGCTGGGTGCTTGCCCTGGGCTTTTTCAAAGAAAATCCATTGGGTCTGATGTGTGAGGCGCTGGGCGTCGAGGATATGAGTAAAAAACTGGGTATTGAAACCGCTTCAGTGCTTGAACTCGCCAAACACAAGAGCACAGTGGAACCGATATTGGCAGCGGCATGTAAAAACCTCAGCACTGATGAACTGTTGTCCCGTTTGCAAGCCAAGGACCCGTTGTGCGCACCCATCATGAGCATCGCTGATGCCATGTCGCAACCACAAAAGAAGGAGATAAATGCTCTGACTGACGTTCCCGTTAACGGGCAAAAGAGCCTGCGGGTGGTCGACAGCCCATTGGCTTTTTCCCGAACACCAAGACGAGAACATAGTCCGGTGCCTTTGCTTGGCGAGCACACTGAGGAAGTGTTAGCTCGCCTGGGTTTGGATTCATAA